From one Amaranthus tricolor cultivar Red isolate AtriRed21 chromosome 17, ASM2621246v1, whole genome shotgun sequence genomic stretch:
- the LOC130803679 gene encoding uncharacterized protein LOC130803679, producing MSPYLFITCAEGLTSRLRKSERIGELNSIKVVGSAPSISCLLFADDSLMFCNARGSKAQKLKDVLVSYSNASGQVINFDKSSISFSPRVSENIRQEIKDILEVWEKESNSKYLGIPSFVGRTEVFVYLRERDDECFLVDIVWDKRLKWISWEKFCIPKKFGGMGFRMLHEFNLALLAKQGWRMLSCPNSLMARVFKAKHLANLSFWEVGTCSNASFVWRGILKARSILEKGMRWKIGS from the exons ATGTCTCCTTATTTATTCATTACATGTGCAGAAGGGTTAACTAGTCGATTAAGAAAAAGTGAGAGGATAGGCGAATTGAATAGTATTAAAGTTGTTGGAAGTGCTCCTAGTATTTCATGTTTACTCTTTGCTGACGATAGCTTGATGTTCTGTAATGCTAGAGGGTCAAAAGCTCAAAAGCTCAAGGATGTTCTAGTATCCTACTCTAATGCTTCTGGGCAAGTGATAAATTTTGATAAATCATCAATCTCTTTCAGCCCTAGAGTGAGTGAAAACATTAGGCAAGAGATTAAGGATATTTTAGAAGTTTGGGAAAAGGAAAGTAATAGTAAATACTTGGGCATACCTTCTTTTGTGGGGAGAACGGAAGTTTTTGTATATTTGAGAGAACGG GATGATGAATGCTTTTTGGTGGATATCGTCTGGGATAAAAGGCTAAAATGGATTTCATGGGAGAAATTTTGTATTCCCAAAAAATTTGGAGGAATGGGATTTCGTATGTTACATGAATTCAATCTTGCTCTCTTGGCTAAGCAGGGTTGGCGTATGTTGTCTTGTCCTAATTCTCTTATGGCTAGAGTATTTAAAGCTAAACATTTGGCAAATCTATCCTTTTGGGAGGTGGGTACTTGTAGCAATGCTAGCTTTGTGTGGAGAGGTATATTAAAAGCTAGGAGTATTTTAGAAAAAGGAATGAGATGGAAAATAGGGTCATGA
- the LOC130803680 gene encoding uncharacterized protein LOC130803680 → MDSKLKRTDIKVHSPIVKELDDLRVSDLIIKDGGRKRWSLELLGKYFNEEDKDLIITIPLENNSVDDQLIWGFTNDGLYTVKSGYWVAMESRNDEWRSNFIDDDIWKRIWKLEVPGVVRNFAWRGSRGVIPTKKAIKRRIDLGTDCCELCSNEAEDILHVVRDCVRKATLCICFAWCLWGARNDRIWNDTLVNVPFLFSQFSSVKANSWNAPDPNKLKFNVDATSFNETNMFGWGGILRNHLGEVQATISNVHIGGGDSSILEAKALELAMRWAIDNGVKCVCFELDTQRVVQAIKKILKLVFLSLGYY, encoded by the exons ATGGATTCCAAATTAAAGAGAACAGATATAAAGGTTCATTCACCGATTGTAAAGGAGCTTGATGATCTTAGAGTTAGTGATTTGATTATAAAGGATGGAGGAAGGAAAAGGTGGAGCTTAGAGTTATTAGGGAAATATTTCAATGAGGAAGATAAAGATTTAATCATTACTATTCCTTTAGAGAATAATTCAGTTGATGATCAACTTATTTGGGGTTTCACTAATGATGGATTGTATACGGTCAAATCAGGATATTGGGTAGCTATGGAATCAAGGAATGATGAATGGAGAAGCAactttattgatgatgatattTGGAAAAGAATTTGGAAATTAGAAGTTCCAGGGGTGGTTCGTAATTTTGCTTGGAGGGGTAGTAGGGGTGTGATTCCTACAAAGAAAGCAATTAAGAGAAGAATTGATTTGGGTACTGATTGTTGTGAGCTTTGTTCCAATGAAGCAGAAGATATTCTTCACGTAGTTAGAGATTGTGT CAGAAAAGCCACTTTGTGTATTTGTTTTGCTTGGTGCCTTTGGGGTGCTAGAAATGATAGAATTTGGAATGATACTTTAGTGAATGTTCCGTTTCTTTTTTCACAG TTCAGTAGTGTGAAAGCTAATTCTTGGAATGCTCCAGATCCAAACAAGTTGAAGTTTAATGTAGATGCAACAAGCTTTAACGAAACTAATATGTTTGGTTGGGGAGGTATCCTCAGAAATCATTTGGGTGAAGTGCAAGCCACGATATCAAATGTTCACATAGGAGGTGGAGATTCAAGCATTTTGGAAGCAAAAGCTTTGGAACTTGCAATGAGATGGGCTATTGATAATGGAGTAAAGTGTGTATGTTTTGAGCTTGACACGCAGAGAGTTGTTCaagctataaaaaaaattctaaaactgGTATTTCTGAGTTTGGGTTATTATTAA